In Flavobacterium sp. 83, the genomic window CAATCATTGGCCGTCACGTTCCGGAGGAGAGAAAAAATCAAGCCCATTCAGGGAAGCTGCAGGCGCTTTAAACAGAAAAATTATTGATTCCCTACAAAGAATAAATCCAAATGCGAAAGTCATTACACTAGGCGATTTGAATGACGGTCCGTATAATAAAAGTGTAAAAGTAGCGCTTGGCGCAAAAGCAAAAAAGACTGAAGTTGCACCACTCGGAATTTACAATCCATTCGAAGAAATGGCCAAAAACGGAATGGGAACTATCGCAAATCGGGATGCATGGGATATTTTTGATCAAATCATGGTTTCGCAATCCTTAGTAAAGCCAGATTATTCCTCTTATCGGTTTTGGAAAGCAGGTATTTATAACAAATCATTTCTGATACAAACCAGCGGACAATATAAAGGATATCCACTTCGACATTCTGCTACTGAGGTGGGATTCAGTGATCATTTTCCTGTCTATATTTATTTAATCAAAGAAAAACAGTAGTGTTTTTAATTTCATAACTTTACATTCAAAATTCAAAAAAACATGGCAATAGCAAAACCTTTCAACCTTAATAAATGGATTGACGAAAACCGTCATCTGCTGAAACCGCCCGTTGGCAACAGAAATTTATACAGAGAATCCGGTGATTACATCGTAATGATTGTTGCAGGCCCAAACGCCCGTAAAGACTATCATTATAACGAAACCGAAGAGTTATTTTACCAACTGGAAGGCTCCATAAAAGTGATTATTCAGGAAGATGGTGAGCGTAAGGAAATGGAACTTCATGCCGGTGATATGTACCTTCATCCTGCAAAAGTTCCCCATTCTCCGGTTCGTTCTGAGGGTTCGATAGGATTGGTAATTGAAAGAAAACGTGCCGGGCAAGGCTACACGGATGGTCTATTGTGGTTTTGTGATAATTGCAATCATAAATTACATGAAGTCTATTTTGAACTGCATAATATCGAAAAAGATTTTCTGCCTCATTTCGAGCATTTCTATAATTCAGAAGCACTGAGAACTTGCGAAAAATGTGGTACCGTTATGGAAACCGATCCAAGGTTTGTAGCCCAAAAATAGTTTTTATTTGAAGCTATTCCCGTCATCCGCTCTATCTTTTGTGGCTTAAAGAAAGCCACAAAAGGATGCCGCTACTACCGGGGCTAGGGCTGATTAATATCAATTAATAATAAATCAATTTTGGAACAAATTTTAGCTTACAGTTCAAATCGCTTCCCTTGTTCGGGAAAAATAAATTGTACCTCTAAATCATTTTGTTTTTTTAACTGCGCTTTAATTTTTTCGTAATTTTCAACAGGAGGTTTCATATGGGTAATGATAATTTTAAAACCTTTCAAAGCGTTTTTTCCTGTAAGTTCACTTAAAGCACGAAGCTCTTTCAGGATAGAATTAGGAGTTAAATGCCCAAATAAAAGAGAGTCAGGTTGCTCGTTTGGGAACGAAACCTCAATAAAAATACCTTTTAATTGCTTGTTTTTAATTAGTGGAGCAATTTCGGTCCATAGCAAACTTAATTTATCACTTTTTTCAACAGCATCAGACCCCGTGTCACCTAAATACAAAGCATAAGCATCTCCGTTTTTAATTAAAAAAGCGGTACTTTCAAAAGGATTTACATGACTTAGCGGAAATGCTTTTACGGTCATTGTTGTACTCGTAATCCGCGTTTCTTCTTTTGGATTTAATGTTTGAAAATGGTATTTTTTGATGAGATAACCATTTCCTTCGTCTCCAAAATTAGCCCAAGTTTGCCCGTTGAAATAATGTTGCTTCATCATTTCCATGCAACTATTGGTTGCGTAAACGGTTTTTGAAGAATCGGCAGGTGAATTAATAATTAACCCAGAAACATGATCTAAATGTGCATGGGATATTAAATACCCTTTTATATATTTTTTCAAAACAACTTCCGATGGTATTTTGAAAACTTTATTCGCTATGGCTTTTTCAATTCCTGCATGAATGGTTCCCGCATCAAGACAAATAAAATCAGTAGTGTTTGAAGGTGCCAGTAAATAGGCCGAAAGGTTTTTTTCGTCAATACCGCCATATACTCCTAAAGGTACAACTTGGAAAGCTGTTTTTTGTTCCTTTTGTGCAAATGTACTTACTGATATTAAAACCAAACAAATCCAGATTTTTTTTAAAATTACCATGTTTCAAAATGTGTGTAGATAAATTAAATTCTGTTTGTAAAATTAGTTGCTTCTTTTGTATTGGACACTTTTTTTTGCAAAATCAATTGCAACTCATCAAATTGATTTAATTTTACTTCGATTTTAACAAATTAATTCGATTAAAATTCAACTCTAAATAATATCTTTACAAAAAAATATAACAATTTTTAATAAAAAAGTTACAATGATAACAATAGCAGATCAATTCGGAATGAAAGAGGCATTGGCGCAATTGGGTGTAAAAGCCATAAATGAAGGAACATCAACAGGAATAAACCATTTTTCAAATGGAGCAATTCTGGAGAGTTATTCACCAGTGGATGGTCAATTAATAGCATCAGTAAAAACGTCAACTGCTGCTGATTACGAAAAAGTAATGCAAACCGCTACCGAAGCTTTTAAAGTATTTAAATTGATGCCAGCGCCACAACGTGGTGAAATTGTGCGTCAGTTTGGAGATAAATTGCGAAAAAACAAAGAAGCTTTAGGTAAATTAGTTTCCTATGAAATGGGGAAATCATTGCAGGAAGGATACGGTGAAGTTCAGGAAATGATAGATATCTGCGATTTTGCAGTGGGTCTTTCTCGTCAATTGCACGGATTGACGATGCACTCTGAGCGTCCAGGACATAGAATGTACGAGCAATACCACCCAATGGGCGTTGTTGGAATCATTTCGGCATTCAATTTTCCAGTGGCAGTTTGGGCTTGGAACACTGCACTGGCTTGGATTTGTGGAGATGTTTGCGTTTGGAAACCTTCAGAAAAAACACCACTTTGTGGAATTGCCTGTCAAAATATAATTGCCGAAGTAATCAAAGAAAATAACCTTCCTGAAGGAATCTCTTGTCTGATAAACGGAGATTACAAAGTAGGGGAAATGATGACTAATGATAGACGTGTACCGCTAATTTCTGCAACGGGTTCTACTCGTATGGGAAAAATCGTAGCACAAGCAGTTGCAGGCCGTCTTGGAAAATCATTATTGGAATTAGGTGGAAACAACGCAATTATCGTAACACCGGATGCGGATATTAAAATGACCGTTATAGGTTCTGTTTTTGGAGCAGTGGGAACAGCAGGACAACGTTGTACTTCAACGCGTCGTTTAATCATTCACGAAAGCATTTATGATAAAGTGAAAGATGCCATTGTTTCAGCTTACAAACAATTACGCATCGGAAATCCATTAGACGAAAACAACCATGTTGGTCCGGTAATTGACAAGCATGCTGTGGAAATGTACAACAAAGCATTAGAAAAAGTAGTTGCTGAAGGTGGGAAAATCCTTGTGGAAGGTGGCGTACTTTCTGGTGAAGGATACGAAAGTGGCTGTTATGTAAAACCAGCAATTGCTGAAGCTGACAATGCTTTTGAAATCGTTCAACACGAAACTTTTGCTCCAGTGTTATACTTATTAAAATATTCCGGAACGGTGGAGAATGCGATTGCGATTCAAAACGGAGTAGCACAAGGATTATCATCAGCCATTATGACTAATAATTTGCGTGAAGCTGAACTTTTCTTATCCGTTACAGGTTCTGATTGTGGAATTGCAAACGTGAACATCGGAACTTCAGGAGCGGAAATTGGAGGTGCTTTTGGTGGAGAAAAAGAAACAGGTGGTGGACGTGAGTCTGGATCTGATGCTTGGAAAGTATACATGAGAAGACAAACAAATACGATTAATTATGCCACAAGTTTGCCATTGGCACAAGGAATAAAATTTGATTTGTAATACGCAATCCATTTTAAACAAAAAGGCAATTTGAAATTTTCAAATTGCCTTTTTTTTATGATAAAAATTTGGTTATTCTTTGCTTTTAAAAAGTATTACAAATTGAAAGAAGCACCAATATTAAAAACAAACTGGTTGTTTAAATGATCAAAACCGGTAATAGTTTTATCGTATTTTGCAATAGGAACTCCAGCTTCTGAGAAAATACCAAATCCATCGGTAAAGAAATAACGGAAACCTAAATGTGCACCAAAATTTCTTAGCCCTAAATCAAGACCTGGATAAACATCCATTTTTGGATCTAATTTAAGGACATTTCCTAAATTAGCATTGAATCTCACTTTGGCATCAAATCGATCTCCAAATTTTGGTTTGTTTTCTGAATTATCATTAGAAACTGATAACAAATATGAAGTTACAAAACCGTAAGACATGTTTTCACCAAGACCGTAATCAGTAGAAAGACGAATTCCGGAACCTCCGTTTTGAATGTTTGCTCCAACATCAAATTTAGTGTCTCCTTTTCCTTTGTATGCTTGTGCATTAACAAAACCAACTAACAATAAAAATGATAGTGTAATAATTTTTTTCATGATTTTTGGGTATTAAAATTTTGCGCAAAAGTAGTTTATTTAAACTAATTCCTACCTTTTTCATTTGGATATAACGTGTCTAACGGCTCACTTTGCCAGAATTCTTTACTGTCAACATCCATAATTGTCAACGGTCCTTTGAAAGCGGCTCCGGTATCTACATTCCAAATGCACGCCATTTGTACGGGAGTAGTTTTACCAATTCGGGAAACAGGCGTGTGGCCAATGTAAATTTCATTATACAATGTAAAACGTTTAGGATAGAATAAATTATCGGGTTTCATGTTTTTGTCTAATGCCAAAGCAGTTTCCCATAAGGTCCTATCCCAATAAAAAAGTTTTGGAAAATATTCAAAATCGACGCCATTCATATTGGTAAAACCGGCATGAATAAATAACCTGTTTTTTTCATCAAGATAAAAATTTTCCAAGGATTGCAGGAATTCAACATGTCTTTGTTTGGTTTCCGGACTAACAGTTTCATAGGCATTTACGGTTGCTTCACCTCCGTGTTTGTACCACATAAGATTGTCTTTGCTGTCCTTAAGCCAGTGCAGGAGTAATTCGTCGTGATTGCCGCAAATAAAAACACAATTATTTTTAGTGTTCAATTCAATCAAATAATCAATTACCTGAGGGGATTGGCTCCAGCCATCCACATAATCTCCCAGAAAGATTAAAGTGTCCTTAGTGGTTACTTTGGCTCTTTCCATAATTTGGTGCAGCGCATGCAAACCACCATGTATATCGCCTATGACGAGTGTTCTCATTTCTAGTTGTCTCAATTAATTTATATACAAAAATAGCAGAAAAGCATTTTTTTGAACTTATAAAAATAGGTAAAAGAGTTAGGAAGAAAGCATTTTTAGACAATTTTTTTGATTTCAACAAAAGAACTTAAAATTAATGAAGTAAACTTCATTTTTAATCATTTGAAATATACCCACTTTTAGTGATGCCCTACTAATAATATTAAGAGTAGTTTTACAAAAAAATCAATTCTTAATAAATATCTGATTTAGAATTATGCGGAAATACATCTAAGCCGCTTAAAATAAATTAGATGCCTGAAAATAACTCAAAGTGGGTATTTAAATAAACAATTAAAATGAAAAGAATGAAAAAAGCATTCAAAATTATGACAGTTGCTTTTGCAATGTCAATTATGTTAACGTCTTGTTTTTCTTACACAAGTGTTGTAGGTAAAGGGGCTCAAGGAAATGCACAAGTTACAAAATGGAATCACTACGTGATTGGGGGATTAGCACCAGTTGGAGTTTCAGATTCTAAACAAATGGCTGACGGAGCTGAAAATTATACCGTGTTCACTAGACAATCATTTGTAAATGGTTTAATTGCTGCTATTACATTCAGTATTTATACGCCAACAACAACAACTGTAACAAAATAGTATAATAAATGGCGGTGATACTGTATCATCGCCAAATTTTTTAAAGATGAAGAAGACTTTTTTTTATATATCATTGTTGATTACTATATATATAGTTTACATTATTTCAAATATTTTTATTTATCATTTTGATAAATTAAATAATTTTGGAATAGGTTTTTTAATTGGGAAATTAGTGATGTTAATAACATTCAGTTTTTTAACTTATAAGATAAGGCCAGGAAAAAAGAAAAATCAGCAATTTCAGTCATAAATACTATTTTGAAAAATATAGTTTAAGTTATAGGAAGTGGTATTATAAGTTTTATGGTTTGCAAATGTCTCCAACTTCTCATCGTAGGTAAAGTCAGTTTTTTAAGTTTAAAGACGAGCAGTCGAAATAGAAAAACGCAGTGATTTCCTAAAAATATTTTTTGAATTCCTTAGGCATTTCGTTAATTGGTTTTATCATTACCTCTTTGTAGTACACTTCTCCGGCTTCACTCTGCAATTGAATTTTTCCTTCAATTAGCGGATTGAATTTGGTGCCGTCCCAATAACGAGAATTTTCCAGTACCATTACCACATGACCATTTACAATATGAAGACTTTTTCCCTCGAAGCAAATTAATTCTACTTCGGTCCAACTACCCATTGGACTTTCATAATTATCTTTTCGTGTGCAATAACCGGTTCTTTCAGTATGGGTTCCAAATGGTAAAAAGGATTGATTTTCATCGGCAATGGAACTCATCACACCTTCTGAAGCGAACGCTTTTATATCTATGGCAGCATTAGCAATATTCCAATAATCGCCAAAATGTCCTTCCATGAATTGAAATTCTTGTGACAGCATCCATGCTCTCCAATAATCCACTCCAGCGGGACCTTGTGAGTGATACAATATTCCGGCGTCCAACAATTTATCTGTTCTGGGTTCCCATTTTTTAGTTCCCCATTTTACTTTAAGTTTGAGTCGGTAATTTTTATAACTTTTTTTGGTAAAAACACAACCGTAATATTCTCCGGAAACCCTTAAAACCGGAACATTATTTTCTTGGATTACAGTAAAAACAACAGCTTCATTTTTGTTATAGCCAATAGGTTCAATAGCTTTTCCTTCACTATCGACAGGGACTTGACCATTGTAATTATTTTTATGCTTATAACTCAAATACGTATTCCACTGGCTGAGATTTGAATCTAGAAGATTAGTCCAATCCTTGTTTTTGGATGTCTGCGCAGACAGTTCAATGGTTTTGGGAAAAAGGAACATCAAACAAAGCAATAATTTAATGATGGTTTTCATTTTACGGTTAATTTTTATAATTCTTTGAATTCAAATATATTGTTTATTAGCAACATAAAAATGTTATAGAATTTTCCCTCCGACACATTTTTTTTAAGTAATTAGGACTTTAATGGAGTAAATAATCATTTTAATTATTTGAAATTAAAGTAATTAATGTAAATTTGAGAATTAAAATTATTATTTCAGTGCTATTAAAATATCACTATTTTTGGTGATAGTTTGATAAAATATTTTAGGTTATTTTTACAAAAACTTAAAACACATATAAGATGAATGCAGTTCTCGCTTTGTTGTTTCTATTGACTAGTTTTGTATGTCAAGTGATAAATGATATTATAGGTTGGTTTGCGGCTTTGTGGTCGTAATACAACTACAAAAATCATTAGTTACTTTATTTTAACTACATATTCTATTTCATCTTCCTCAGAATTTCCGAGCTATCTAGTATGGCTTTTTTTGTAAAGATAAAATTTCAAAATAAATATGAAAATATACCTGCAAACACTATTTTGCTTTCTTTTAATTAGTTGTACTTCAAATAAAAAAACGGCTAACGTAAATATTCCCAATCAAAATTTTGAAGTTAAATTAGACAGTGTAAATTGGGTTGACTCTTCAAGAAAACGATTAATTCCGGTTGCATTTTATTTGCCAAAGACAAACGAAAAAATTATAAATCAAAAAGTGGTACTTGTCAGTCATGGTTATGCAGAAAATATCCCTGGAGCGAATAAAGGCTATTCGTATTTGACAAAAAATTTAGCCTCAAAAGGATACTTTGTAGTTAGCATTCAGCATGAATTACCAACTGATGATTTATTGCCGAAAATAGGAATTCCTCAAGTTGTGAGACGACCAAATTGGGAAAGAGGAGCGGAGAATATTTTATTTGTTCTTAATGAATTGAAAAAGACAAATCCCGATTTAGACTATAAACATTTAATCCTAATTGGACATTC contains:
- a CDS encoding 3-hydroxyanthranilate 3,4-dioxygenase, with product MAIAKPFNLNKWIDENRHLLKPPVGNRNLYRESGDYIVMIVAGPNARKDYHYNETEELFYQLEGSIKVIIQEDGERKEMELHAGDMYLHPAKVPHSPVRSEGSIGLVIERKRAGQGYTDGLLWFCDNCNHKLHEVYFELHNIEKDFLPHFEHFYNSEALRTCEKCGTVMETDPRFVAQK
- a CDS encoding MBL fold metallo-hydrolase, with the protein product MVILKKIWICLVLISVSTFAQKEQKTAFQVVPLGVYGGIDEKNLSAYLLAPSNTTDFICLDAGTIHAGIEKAIANKVFKIPSEVVLKKYIKGYLISHAHLDHVSGLIINSPADSSKTVYATNSCMEMMKQHYFNGQTWANFGDEGNGYLIKKYHFQTLNPKEETRITSTTMTVKAFPLSHVNPFESTAFLIKNGDAYALYLGDTGSDAVEKSDKLSLLWTEIAPLIKNKQLKGIFIEVSFPNEQPDSLLFGHLTPNSILKELRALSELTGKNALKGFKIIITHMKPPVENYEKIKAQLKKQNDLEVQFIFPEQGKRFEL
- a CDS encoding aldehyde dehydrogenase family protein; the encoded protein is MITIADQFGMKEALAQLGVKAINEGTSTGINHFSNGAILESYSPVDGQLIASVKTSTAADYEKVMQTATEAFKVFKLMPAPQRGEIVRQFGDKLRKNKEALGKLVSYEMGKSLQEGYGEVQEMIDICDFAVGLSRQLHGLTMHSERPGHRMYEQYHPMGVVGIISAFNFPVAVWAWNTALAWICGDVCVWKPSEKTPLCGIACQNIIAEVIKENNLPEGISCLINGDYKVGEMMTNDRRVPLISATGSTRMGKIVAQAVAGRLGKSLLELGGNNAIIVTPDADIKMTVIGSVFGAVGTAGQRCTSTRRLIIHESIYDKVKDAIVSAYKQLRIGNPLDENNHVGPVIDKHAVEMYNKALEKVVAEGGKILVEGGVLSGEGYESGCYVKPAIAEADNAFEIVQHETFAPVLYLLKYSGTVENAIAIQNGVAQGLSSAIMTNNLREAELFLSVTGSDCGIANVNIGTSGAEIGGAFGGEKETGGGRESGSDAWKVYMRRQTNTINYATSLPLAQGIKFDL
- a CDS encoding DUF6646 family protein — its product is MKKIITLSFLLLVGFVNAQAYKGKGDTKFDVGANIQNGGSGIRLSTDYGLGENMSYGFVTSYLLSVSNDNSENKPKFGDRFDAKVRFNANLGNVLKLDPKMDVYPGLDLGLRNFGAHLGFRYFFTDGFGIFSEAGVPIAKYDKTITGFDHLNNQFVFNIGASFNL
- a CDS encoding metallophosphoesterase, with translation MRTLVIGDIHGGLHALHQIMERAKVTTKDTLIFLGDYVDGWSQSPQVIDYLIELNTKNNCVFICGNHDELLLHWLKDSKDNLMWYKHGGEATVNAYETVSPETKQRHVEFLQSLENFYLDEKNRLFIHAGFTNMNGVDFEYFPKLFYWDRTLWETALALDKNMKPDNLFYPKRFTLYNEIYIGHTPVSRIGKTTPVQMACIWNVDTGAAFKGPLTIMDVDSKEFWQSEPLDTLYPNEKGRN
- a CDS encoding Bor family protein translates to MKKAFKIMTVAFAMSIMLTSCFSYTSVVGKGAQGNAQVTKWNHYVIGGLAPVGVSDSKQMADGAENYTVFTRQSFVNGLIAAITFSIYTPTTTTVTK
- a CDS encoding DUF1080 domain-containing protein codes for the protein MKTIIKLLLCLMFLFPKTIELSAQTSKNKDWTNLLDSNLSQWNTYLSYKHKNNYNGQVPVDSEGKAIEPIGYNKNEAVVFTVIQENNVPVLRVSGEYYGCVFTKKSYKNYRLKLKVKWGTKKWEPRTDKLLDAGILYHSQGPAGVDYWRAWMLSQEFQFMEGHFGDYWNIANAAIDIKAFASEGVMSSIADENQSFLPFGTHTERTGYCTRKDNYESPMGSWTEVELICFEGKSLHIVNGHVVMVLENSRYWDGTKFNPLIEGKIQLQSEAGEVYYKEVMIKPINEMPKEFKKYF
- a CDS encoding alpha/beta hydrolase — its product is MKIYLQTLFCFLLISCTSNKKTANVNIPNQNFEVKLDSVNWVDSSRKRLIPVAFYLPKTNEKIINQKVVLVSHGYAENIPGANKGYSYLTKNLASKGYFVVSIQHELPTDDLLPKIGIPQVVRRPNWERGAENILFVLNELKKTNPDLDYKHLILIGHSNGGDMSVLFAHKYPNLVDKIISLDNRRMELPRTSQPKVYSLRSSDQPADEGVLPTVAEQKKFGITIIKLPNTIHNVMSDRGNKRQKKEINRYLMRFLLE